One part of the Sneathia vaginalis genome encodes these proteins:
- a CDS encoding thymidine kinase, translated as MKKHVGSLEVITGSMFSGKSEELIRRLRRAKYAKQKMLVFSPTIDDRYGVNGIYSHNKNNVSAYSVKDVNEMTKILYENPDTEVIGIDEIQFFEKNVVDFCKKCIELGKRVIVAGLDLDFKGVPFQPLPELMAIADEVEKLSAICTVCGNKAYASQRLIDGKPAYDDDPLVAVGSDEKYEARCRMHHIVRKRTVNPNLIEFIVQLDSDSKKIEDIKSLSGYNIVKLDISKKVKEIRENILKLHGEDRKIAILIPHSISSRIEGKYEVLDLMAEFVKCSNINILSDDKFENLITTCSLIRKCELNIKNIYLTCDNKTDVEKIKKNIGIIPIFI; from the coding sequence TTGAAAAAACATGTAGGAAGTCTTGAAGTAATAACTGGTAGTATGTTTTCAGGAAAAAGTGAAGAATTAATACGTAGATTAAGAAGGGCAAAATACGCAAAACAAAAAATGCTTGTTTTTAGTCCGACAATAGATGATAGATACGGAGTAAATGGTATTTATTCACATAATAAAAATAATGTTAGTGCATATTCTGTAAAAGATGTTAATGAAATGACTAAGATATTATATGAAAATCCTGATACTGAAGTAATAGGAATAGACGAAATACAATTTTTTGAAAAGAATGTAGTAGATTTTTGTAAAAAATGTATAGAATTAGGTAAAAGGGTGATAGTAGCAGGCTTAGATTTAGATTTTAAGGGAGTTCCCTTCCAACCATTACCAGAATTAATGGCAATAGCAGATGAAGTTGAAAAATTATCGGCCATATGTACAGTTTGTGGTAATAAGGCATATGCAAGTCAAAGATTAATTGACGGTAAGCCGGCATATGATGATGATCCTTTAGTTGCAGTTGGAAGTGATGAAAAATATGAAGCAAGATGTAGAATGCATCATATTGTTAGAAAAAGAACAGTAAATCCAAATTTAATTGAGTTTATAGTACAATTAGATAGTGATAGTAAGAAAATAGAGGATATTAAAAGTTTATCAGGATATAATATAGTAAAGTTAGATATAAGTAAAAAAGTAAAAGAAATAAGAGAAAATATACTAAAATTACATGGTGAAGATAGAAAGATTGCTATTTTAATACCACATAGTATTTCTAGTAGAATAGAAGGTAAATATGAGGTATTAGACTTAATGGCAGAGTTTGTTAAGTGCTCTAATATTAATATATTATCAGATGATAAATTTGAAAATTTAATAACAACTTGCTCACTAATAAGAAAGTGCGAATTGAATATAAAAAATATATATTTAACATGTGATAATAAGACAGATGTTGAAAAGATTAAAAAGAATATAGGAATTATACCAATATTCATCTAG
- a CDS encoding ABC transporter ATP-binding protein, with protein sequence MIKVSKLYKYYGKVLANNNINFTINDGEFVVILGPSGAGKSTLLNILGGIDVASEGKVIINSKEISSMNEKQLTEYRREYVGFVFQFYNLMPNLTALENVELASELVKDSIDAKHALELVGLTHRLHNFPQELSGGEQQRVAIARAIAKKPKILLCDEPTGALDYNTGKQVLKLLYDICKKTNTIVVVITHNKAISKMADRVIEISDAKVKDEYINEVITPIEKIEW encoded by the coding sequence TTGATAAAAGTAAGTAAGTTATACAAGTATTACGGCAAGGTATTGGCGAATAATAATATTAACTTTACTATTAATGATGGAGAATTTGTTGTAATTTTAGGACCTTCAGGAGCAGGTAAGTCTACATTACTAAATATATTGGGTGGTATTGATGTTGCAAGTGAAGGGAAAGTTATAATAAATTCAAAAGAAATTTCTAGTATGAATGAAAAGCAATTAACTGAGTATAGAAGAGAATATGTAGGCTTTGTATTCCAGTTCTATAACCTAATGCCAAATTTAACAGCATTAGAAAATGTAGAGCTTGCTTCAGAACTAGTAAAAGATAGTATAGATGCAAAACACGCATTAGAACTAGTCGGTCTAACTCATAGGCTACATAATTTCCCGCAAGAATTATCTGGAGGTGAACAACAACGTGTTGCAATAGCAAGAGCGATTGCTAAAAAACCTAAGATACTTTTGTGTGATGAGCCTACAGGAGCACTAGACTATAATACAGGTAAGCAAGTATTGAAATTACTTTATGATATATGTAAAAAAACTAATACTATTGTTGTAGTAATAACACATAATAAAGCAATATCAAAGATGGCTGATAGGGTTATAGAAATAAGCGATGCTAAGGTAAAAGATGAATATATTAATGAAGTTATTACGCCTATAGAAAAGATAGAGTGGTAA
- a CDS encoding ABC transporter permease: MKAINKDILREIVKSKSRFLTLILIVFLGSLTYVGLNSTVYDIKKSVDTTIKKNNMYDIRLDAPAGFTDYDINLLKNFKDVDKIVFYNETIDYDKKILYIESENTKYDMSYLQNKIIKSGINIKKVSFVAPKKDSLKNVAVIYLKNSKKYNTFSKKYLDYVKNVKENLNVLLAKRPLERKEEINKELDEGLNKLNQGLDKLNSKREDLIKNRNKILISEGKLKKEKIKFLNAKQEILNGKAVIKENEEKINEKTATLNGKYAEVLDGLNKINQNLNKMQEGLAKISVEEKKIDENEKKLNDNLGYLSKEKIQEYRKKISDGRAKLNLEKEKINNTLEQKKSLEGIKAQLEKGLAELKNASNTLEDKERNLSNQEKEYNEKYSENLNKFNVSYEKLKEAKIKLVKGHKDISKVKMELQNKKNDLDKKKKYLLKPAYVVGTRYDNNAFLTLYNNIRSTKIMCYLFPACFFVIGLFVTVTTMIRFSTEQRVTIGVYKFLGYKNKYIIKKFLIYGLVPTIIGLFLGSLGGTIVLPKIIAPTLVVDFIPIFKNIKIYFVPTYSIVIAIAFILSITIAILAVVIKQLNEKVVDLLTGRENEKGKRILLEKSILWKRMNFSKKILFRNLLKYKGRMFMTILGIGACTALIYLGISLHYSISDITRYQYNKVKKYDAVVYFQYDAPIEKKEEYFKNISKFSKIFKLYTVPVKYSKDGLDYQLSHEYLISNNDEDFFNFKLNQNESVISIKTSKILHKKKGSNITVYDIYNRPNKINVDGVFKNYIYQYIYTKDTTKEPNAVLVKFNNKTKDIEKLLDNEIVYSINTKEDTKEFFEKQIKSLSNVVVLMIILGASLSFIVTYNLGNINIIERKRELSTLKVLGYRKSEMYLYIFREIFILAIISTLFGLYIGRKLHLFLALMFKTSPIQPVVALNYKPFLFSFVLSMFFVVLVCSLLIQKINKINMIEALKASE; encoded by the coding sequence ATGAAAGCAATAAATAAAGATATATTGAGGGAAATTGTAAAGTCTAAAAGTAGATTTTTAACCCTAATCTTGATTGTTTTTTTAGGCTCTTTAACTTATGTAGGTTTAAATTCAACAGTATATGACATAAAAAAATCTGTAGATACGACAATTAAAAAGAATAATATGTATGATATTAGACTTGATGCACCAGCTGGTTTTACAGATTATGATATAAATTTACTTAAAAATTTTAAGGATGTAGATAAGATTGTATTCTATAACGAAACTATAGACTATGATAAAAAGATTCTATACATAGAATCAGAAAATACAAAATACGATATGTCATATTTACAAAATAAGATAATAAAATCAGGTATAAACATTAAAAAAGTCAGTTTTGTTGCACCAAAAAAGGATAGTTTAAAAAATGTTGCTGTAATATATTTGAAAAATAGTAAAAAGTATAATACTTTTAGTAAGAAATATCTAGATTATGTGAAAAATGTTAAGGAAAATTTAAATGTATTACTTGCTAAAAGACCACTTGAGCGAAAAGAAGAGATAAATAAGGAATTAGATGAAGGTTTAAATAAGTTAAATCAAGGGTTAGACAAATTAAATAGTAAAAGAGAAGACTTAATTAAAAATAGGAATAAAATTCTAATTAGTGAAGGCAAATTAAAAAAAGAAAAAATAAAGTTTTTAAATGCAAAGCAAGAAATTTTAAATGGTAAAGCAGTAATAAAAGAAAATGAAGAAAAAATAAATGAAAAAACTGCTACTTTAAATGGAAAATATGCTGAAGTACTAGATGGTTTAAATAAAATAAATCAAAATTTAAATAAGATGCAAGAAGGTCTTGCAAAAATCAGTGTAGAAGAAAAAAAGATAGATGAAAATGAAAAGAAGTTAAATGATAATTTAGGCTATTTAAGTAAGGAAAAGATACAGGAATATAGAAAAAAGATAAGCGATGGTAGAGCTAAATTAAACTTAGAAAAAGAAAAGATAAATAATACTTTGGAACAAAAAAAATCTCTAGAAGGAATAAAAGCACAACTAGAAAAAGGATTAGCTGAGTTAAAAAATGCTTCTAATACACTAGAGGATAAAGAAAGAAATTTATCAAATCAAGAAAAAGAATATAATGAAAAATATAGTGAAAATTTAAATAAATTTAATGTTTCATATGAAAAATTAAAAGAGGCTAAAATAAAGCTAGTTAAAGGTCATAAAGATATAAGCAAAGTTAAGATGGAATTGCAAAATAAAAAGAATGATCTTGATAAGAAAAAGAAATATTTATTAAAGCCAGCTTATGTAGTAGGTACAAGATATGATAATAACGCTTTTTTAACATTATATAATAATATAAGATCAACTAAGATTATGTGTTATCTATTCCCTGCTTGCTTTTTTGTAATAGGACTTTTTGTTACAGTAACTACTATGATTAGATTTTCAACAGAACAAAGAGTTACTATAGGAGTATATAAGTTTTTAGGATATAAAAATAAGTATATTATAAAAAAATTCTTAATATATGGTTTAGTTCCAACAATAATAGGACTATTTTTAGGAAGTTTAGGTGGAACAATAGTACTTCCAAAAATAATAGCACCAACATTAGTTGTTGACTTTATCCCTATATTCAAAAATATTAAAATATATTTTGTTCCTACATATTCTATTGTAATAGCCATTGCATTTATACTCTCAATAACAATAGCAATACTTGCTGTTGTAATTAAACAATTGAATGAAAAGGTTGTAGACCTTTTAACAGGTAGAGAAAATGAAAAAGGTAAGAGAATATTACTAGAAAAAAGTATATTATGGAAGAGAATGAATTTTTCTAAAAAAATACTATTTAGAAACCTACTTAAGTATAAGGGAAGAATGTTTATGACCATACTTGGAATAGGAGCTTGTACAGCATTAATATATCTAGGTATATCATTACATTATTCAATATCAGATATTACAAGATATCAATATAATAAAGTTAAAAAATATGATGCTGTTGTATATTTCCAATACGATGCACCTATTGAAAAGAAAGAAGAATATTTTAAGAATATATCTAAGTTTTCAAAGATATTTAAACTATACACTGTGCCTGTAAAGTACAGTAAAGATGGTCTTGATTATCAATTATCACATGAGTATTTGATAAGTAATAATGATGAAGACTTTTTCAATTTTAAATTAAATCAAAATGAGTCTGTTATATCAATCAAAACATCTAAGATATTACATAAGAAAAAAGGTAGTAATATTACAGTATATGATATATATAATAGACCTAATAAAATTAATGTAGATGGTGTATTTAAAAACTATATCTACCAATATATTTATACAAAAGATACAACAAAAGAACCAAATGCAGTATTAGTTAAGTTTAATAATAAGACAAAAGATATAGAAAAATTATTAGATAATGAGATAGTATATAGCATTAACACTAAGGAAGATACAAAAGAATTTTTTGAAAAACAAATTAAGAGTTTATCTAATGTAGTAGTATTAATGATAATACTTGGTGCAAGCCTATCCTTTATTGTTACATATAATCTTGGGAATATTAATATAATAGAAAGAAAAAGAGAATTAAGTACATTAAAAGTTTTAGGTTATAGAAAAAGTGAAATGTATTTGTACATCTTTAGGGAAATATTTATACTTGCCATAATCTCAACATTATTTGGCTTGTATATAGGGCGTAAGTTACATTTGTTCTTAGCACTAATGTTTAAGACATCACCTATACAACCAGTAGTTGCATTAAACTATAAGCCATTTTTATTCTCATTTGTATTATCAATGTTTTTTGTAGTCTTAGTCTGCAGCTTATTAATCCAAAAAATAAATAAAATAAATATGATAGAAGCATTGAAAGCGAGTGAATGA
- a CDS encoding tRNA threonylcarbamoyladenosine dehydratase yields the protein MATSYERLEILVKKEGIEKLNKSSCIIFGVGGVGSFAAEAIARSFVGNISLVDFDTVDITNINRQIHANINTVGRLKVELMKERILSINPNCNINIYTEKLSKENIEKFFDKKYDYVIDAIDDMDAKIALISYCLYKKINIISSMGLANRLDPTKVYIGKLKNTIGCGLARRLRKEFKDKNINVVASTEHAIKHDKPHPGSVSFVPSVGGLMLASYVVRKILEE from the coding sequence ATGGCAACTAGTTATGAACGATTAGAAATATTAGTAAAAAAAGAAGGCATAGAAAAATTAAATAAATCAAGTTGTATAATATTTGGTGTTGGAGGAGTAGGTTCTTTTGCTGCTGAAGCAATAGCAAGAAGCTTTGTAGGGAATATATCCTTAGTAGACTTTGACACTGTTGATATTACTAATATAAATAGACAAATACATGCTAATATAAATACCGTAGGTAGACTAAAAGTAGAGCTTATGAAAGAAAGAATATTAAGCATTAATCCCAATTGTAATATAAATATATATACTGAAAAGCTTAGTAAAGAAAATATAGAAAAGTTTTTTGATAAAAAATACGATTATGTAATTGATGCAATTGATGATATGGATGCCAAAATAGCTTTAATTAGTTATTGTTTGTATAAAAAAATAAATATAATATCATCAATGGGGTTAGCTAATAGATTAGATCCAACAAAAGTCTACATAGGTAAATTAAAAAATACCATAGGTTGTGGACTTGCAAGAAGATTAAGAAAAGAATTTAAGGATAAGAATATCAATGTAGTTGCATCAACAGAACACGCAATAAAACACGATAAACCCCATCCAGGAAGCGTTAGCTTTGTACCATCTGTTGGGGGATTGATGTTAGCAAGTTATGTTGTGAGAAAAATATTAGAAGAATAG
- a CDS encoding ABC-F family ATP-binding cassette domain-containing protein — MIQTSNLSMQYGGRKLFDEVNVRFIPGNCYGIIGANGAGKSTFLKILSGEIESTTGEVVIPADKRLSFLKQDHFAYEGETVLNVVLMGHKKLYDIITKRNELYSKLEFTEEDGILASELEGEFAELDGWDAETNAEKILIGLGIDESLLNKKMESLIEADKVKVLLAQALFGEPDILLLDEPTNGLDIKACNWLEDFIINLENTTVLVVSHDRHFLNKVCTHIADIDYGKVKIYVGNYNFWYESSQLLQELLRNQNKRIEQKRKELQDFISRFSANASKSKQATSRKKELEKLQLEDIQVSNRKYPFIDFKPEREAGNNMLKVKNISKTINGEKILDDISFDINTGEKVVFLSDNDLAITTLFKILSGELEADSGTYEWGITTSRSYFPKDNNQYFENVELNLIDWLRQYSTDEHEEYIRGYLGRMLFSGEEAKKEAKVLSGGEKVRCMLARMMLSTANVLLLDNPTDHLDLESITSLNKGLIKFNGTILFTTKDHEFNQTVANKIIDIKEDKVVVSLSTYDEYIGLES; from the coding sequence ATGATACAGACTAGCAATCTTTCTATGCAATATGGAGGAAGAAAGCTATTTGATGAAGTAAACGTTAGGTTTATACCAGGTAATTGTTATGGGATTATAGGGGCAAATGGTGCAGGAAAATCAACATTTTTAAAGATATTAAGTGGCGAAATTGAGTCAACTACAGGTGAAGTTGTAATACCAGCTGATAAGAGATTATCATTTTTAAAACAAGATCACTTTGCATATGAAGGTGAAACAGTTTTAAATGTAGTATTAATGGGTCACAAAAAGTTATATGATATAATAACAAAGAGAAACGAATTGTATTCTAAGCTTGAATTTACAGAAGAAGATGGAATATTAGCATCTGAACTTGAAGGTGAATTTGCAGAATTAGATGGTTGGGATGCTGAAACAAATGCAGAAAAGATTTTAATAGGTTTAGGAATAGATGAGAGTCTGTTAAACAAAAAAATGGAATCATTAATTGAAGCAGATAAAGTAAAAGTATTGTTAGCCCAAGCTTTATTTGGAGAACCTGATATACTCCTTTTAGATGAACCGACAAATGGGTTGGATATAAAGGCATGTAATTGGTTAGAAGATTTCATAATTAATTTAGAAAATACAACAGTATTAGTAGTTTCACACGATAGACACTTTTTAAATAAAGTTTGTACACATATAGCAGATATAGACTATGGTAAAGTAAAAATATATGTTGGAAACTATAATTTCTGGTATGAATCTAGTCAACTTTTACAAGAACTATTAAGAAATCAAAATAAGAGAATAGAACAAAAAAGAAAAGAGTTACAGGACTTTATATCTCGTTTCTCAGCTAATGCTTCAAAATCAAAGCAAGCAACTAGTAGAAAAAAAGAATTAGAAAAATTACAATTAGAAGATATACAAGTTTCAAACAGAAAATATCCATTTATAGATTTTAAACCAGAACGTGAAGCTGGTAATAATATGCTAAAAGTTAAGAATATTTCTAAAACTATTAATGGAGAAAAAATATTAGATGATATTAGCTTTGACATTAATACAGGTGAAAAGGTAGTCTTTTTATCTGATAATGACTTAGCAATAACAACCTTATTTAAAATATTAAGTGGCGAATTAGAAGCAGATTCTGGAACTTATGAATGGGGTATTACAACAAGTAGATCATATTTCCCTAAAGACAATAATCAATATTTTGAAAATGTAGAATTGAATTTAATTGATTGGTTGAGACAATATTCGACAGATGAACATGAAGAGTATATACGTGGTTATCTAGGTAGAATGCTTTTTTCAGGTGAAGAGGCTAAAAAAGAAGCTAAAGTCTTATCAGGTGGAGAAAAAGTTAGATGTATGTTAGCACGTATGATGTTATCTACTGCAAATGTACTATTGCTAGATAATCCAACAGATCACCTAGACCTAGAGTCTATAACATCATTAAATAAAGGATTAATTAAGTTCAATGGAACAATCTTATTCACAACAAAAGACCATGAATTTAATCAAACTGTTGCTAATAAGATAATTGATATTAAAGAAGATAAAGTGGTAGTTTCATTATCAACATATGATGAGTATATAGGATTGGAGAGTTAA